From Actinosynnema mirum DSM 43827, a single genomic window includes:
- the rplQ gene encoding 50S ribosomal protein L17: MPTPTKGPRLGGSPAHERLMLANLATSLFTHGRITTTEAKAKRLRPYAEKLITKAKVGDLHNRREIMKVIRDKDIVHKLVAEIGPFFADRSGGYTRITKTLNRKGDNAPMAVIELVQQKTVTSEAEKARSTKFAKDEAKTEAPAEETKVEEAKAVDQDAEAPESATKDASEEPAEGAEAKSEEGTAAKAEDKKDES, encoded by the coding sequence ATGCCCACCCCCACCAAGGGACCCCGTCTCGGTGGCTCGCCGGCCCACGAGCGGCTCATGCTGGCCAACCTGGCCACGTCGCTGTTCACCCACGGTCGCATCACCACGACCGAGGCGAAGGCCAAGCGGCTGCGCCCGTACGCCGAGAAGCTGATCACCAAGGCCAAGGTCGGTGACCTGCACAACCGTCGCGAGATCATGAAGGTGATCCGCGACAAGGACATCGTCCACAAGCTGGTGGCCGAGATCGGTCCGTTCTTCGCGGACCGCTCCGGCGGCTACACCCGCATCACGAAGACGCTGAACCGCAAGGGCGACAACGCCCCCATGGCCGTCATCGAGCTGGTGCAGCAGAAGACGGTGACCTCCGAGGCCGAGAAGGCGCGGAGCACCAAGTTCGCCAAGGACGAGGCCAAGACCGAGGCTCCCGCCGAGGAGACCAAGGTCGAGGAGGCCAAGGCCGTCGACCAGGACGCCGAGGCCCCCGAGTCCGCCACCAAGGACGCGTCCGAGGAGCCCGCCGAGGGCGCCGAGGCCAAGTCCGAGGAGGGCACCGCGGCCAAGGCCGAGGACAAGAAGGACGAGTCCTGA
- a CDS encoding DNA-directed RNA polymerase subunit alpha, protein MLISQRPSLSEEAVSETRSRFVIEPLEPGFGYTLGNSIRRTLLSSIPGAAVTSIRIDGVLHEFTTVPGVKEDVTDIILNLKELVVSSEEDEPVTMYLRKQGPGAVTAGDIVPPAGVTVHNPDLHIATLNGKGKLEIELVVERGRGYVPAVQNKQAGAEIGRIPVDSIYSPVMKVTYKVEATRVEQRTDFDKLILDVESKPSITPRDAVASAGKTLVELFGLARELNVDAEGIEIGPSPAEADTIAAFAMPIEDLDLTVRSYNCLKREGIHTVGELVSRSEADLLDIRNFGAKSIDEVKMKLVGLGLALKDSPPGFDPSAAASDYPAEGWGADSSVDSHDDGQDYAETEQL, encoded by the coding sequence GTGCTGATTTCCCAGCGCCCCTCGCTCAGCGAGGAAGCGGTCAGCGAGACCCGCTCCCGGTTCGTCATCGAGCCGCTGGAGCCGGGTTTCGGCTACACCCTCGGCAACTCCATCCGCCGCACCCTGCTGTCCTCCATCCCCGGCGCGGCCGTGACCAGCATCCGCATCGACGGCGTGCTGCACGAGTTCACCACCGTGCCCGGTGTGAAGGAGGACGTCACCGACATCATCCTCAACCTCAAGGAGCTGGTCGTCAGCTCCGAGGAGGACGAGCCGGTGACCATGTACCTGCGCAAGCAGGGGCCCGGTGCGGTGACCGCCGGTGACATCGTGCCCCCGGCCGGTGTGACCGTGCACAACCCCGACCTGCACATCGCCACCCTGAACGGCAAGGGCAAGCTGGAGATCGAGCTCGTCGTCGAGCGCGGTCGCGGCTACGTCCCCGCCGTCCAGAACAAGCAGGCCGGTGCCGAGATCGGCCGCATCCCCGTCGACTCGATCTACTCGCCCGTCATGAAGGTGACCTACAAGGTCGAGGCCACCCGTGTCGAGCAGCGGACCGACTTCGACAAGCTGATCCTCGACGTCGAGAGCAAGCCCTCCATCACGCCGCGCGACGCCGTGGCGTCGGCGGGCAAGACCCTGGTGGAGCTGTTCGGCCTCGCTCGCGAGCTGAACGTCGACGCCGAGGGCATCGAGATCGGACCCTCGCCCGCCGAGGCGGACACCATCGCGGCGTTCGCGATGCCGATCGAGGACCTGGACCTCACCGTCCGGTCCTACAACTGCCTCAAGCGCGAGGGCATCCACACGGTGGGCGAGCTCGTCTCGCGCAGCGAGGCGGACCTGCTGGACATCCGCAACTTCGGCGCGAAGTCCATCGACGAGGTCAAGATGAAGCTCGTCGGTCTGGGCCTCGCGCTGAAGGACAGCCCTCCCGGGTTCGACCCCTCGGCCGCCGCGTCCGACTACCCCGCTGAGGGGTGGGGCGCGGACTCGTCCGTGGACTCCCACGACGACGGCCAGGACTACGCGGAGACCGAGCAGCTCTGA
- the rpsD gene encoding 30S ribosomal protein S4 — MARYTGPATRISRRLKVDLIGGDQAFERRPYPPGQHGRGRIKESEYLLQLQEKQKARYTYGILEKQFVRYYKEAVRRTGKTGENLLQILESRLDNVVYRAGLARTRRQARQLVSHGHFLVNGHKVNIPSYQVSKFDIIDVKPKSLPLLPFEAARASFGDRPVPAWLQVVPSNLRILVHQLPERAQIDTPVTEQLIVELYSK, encoded by the coding sequence ATGGCTCGCTACACCGGACCGGCCACGCGCATCTCGCGTCGCCTCAAGGTCGACCTCATCGGTGGGGACCAGGCGTTCGAGCGCCGCCCCTACCCGCCCGGCCAGCACGGCCGAGGGCGCATCAAGGAGTCCGAGTACCTCCTGCAGCTGCAGGAGAAGCAGAAGGCTCGCTACACGTACGGCATCCTTGAGAAGCAGTTCGTCCGCTACTACAAGGAAGCGGTTCGCCGCACCGGCAAGACCGGTGAGAACCTGCTGCAGATCCTCGAGTCGCGCCTGGACAACGTGGTGTACCGCGCCGGTCTGGCCCGCACCCGCCGTCAGGCCCGCCAGCTGGTCAGCCACGGTCACTTCCTGGTCAACGGCCACAAGGTGAACATCCCGAGCTACCAGGTGTCGAAGTTCGACATCATCGACGTCAAGCCCAAGTCGCTGCCGCTGCTGCCCTTCGAGGCCGCGCGCGCGTCCTTCGGCGACCGTCCGGTGCCGGCGTGGCTGCAGGTCGTCCCGTCGAACCTGCGGATCCTGGTGCACCAGCTCCCGGAGCGGGCGCAGATCGACACGCCCGTCACCGAGCAGCTGATCGTCGAGCTCTACTCGAAGTGA
- the rpsK gene encoding 30S ribosomal protein S11: protein MPPKTRQGAGVKKVRRKEKKNISHGQAHIKSTFNNTIVSITDPLGNVISWASAGHVGFKGSRKSTPFAAQMAAENAARKAAEHGVRKVDVFVKGPGSGRETAIRSLQAAGLEVGTIQDVTPQPHNGCRPPKRRRV from the coding sequence ATGCCACCCAAGACCCGTCAGGGCGCCGGGGTCAAGAAGGTCCGGCGCAAGGAAAAGAAGAACATCTCGCACGGCCAGGCCCACATCAAGAGCACGTTCAACAACACCATCGTGTCCATCACGGACCCGCTGGGCAACGTGATCAGCTGGGCTTCCGCAGGCCACGTCGGCTTCAAGGGCTCGCGCAAGTCGACGCCCTTCGCCGCGCAGATGGCCGCGGAGAACGCCGCGCGCAAGGCCGCCGAGCACGGCGTGCGCAAGGTGGACGTGTTCGTGAAGGGTCCCGGCTCCGGCCGCGAGACCGCGATCCGTTCGCTGCAGGCCGCCGGCCTCGAGGTCGGCACCATCCAGGACGTGACCCCGCAGCCCCACAACGGCTGCCGCCCGCCCAAGCGGCGCCGGGTCTGA
- the rpsM gene encoding 30S ribosomal protein S13 — protein MARLAGVDLPREKRLEIALTYIFGIGRTRSKELLKATEISPDLRVKDLGDDDLAKLRDYIEEHFKLEGDLRREIQADIRRKMEIGCYEGLRHRRNLPVRGQRTKTNARTRKGPKKTVAGKKKAGKK, from the coding sequence ATGGCACGACTCGCTGGCGTCGACCTCCCCCGCGAAAAGCGGTTGGAGATCGCGCTCACCTACATCTTCGGCATCGGTCGTACGCGCTCCAAGGAGCTGCTGAAGGCCACCGAGATCTCCCCGGACCTCCGGGTGAAGGACCTCGGTGACGACGACCTCGCCAAGCTGCGGGACTACATCGAAGAGCACTTCAAGCTTGAGGGTGATCTCCGCCGCGAGATCCAGGCCGACATCCGTCGCAAGATGGAGATCGGTTGCTACGAAGGCCTGCGCCACCGTCGCAACCTGCCCGTCCGCGGGCAGCGCACCAAGACGAACGCGCGCACTCGCAAGGGTCCGAAGAAGACCGTTGCGGGCAAGAAGAAGGCCGGCAAGAAGTAA
- the rpmJ gene encoding 50S ribosomal protein L36, with translation MKVQPSVKKICDKCKVIRRHGRVMVICENLRHKQRQG, from the coding sequence GTGAAGGTTCAGCCGAGCGTCAAGAAGATCTGCGACAAGTGCAAGGTGATCCGCCGTCACGGCCGGGTCATGGTGATCTGCGAGAACCTGCGCCACAAGCAGCGCCAGGGCTGA
- the infA gene encoding translation initiation factor IF-1: MGKKDGAIEVEGRVVEPLPNAMFRVELENGHKVLAHISGKMRQHYIRILPEDRVVVELSPYDLSRGRIVYRYK; encoded by the coding sequence ATGGGCAAGAAGGACGGGGCCATTGAGGTCGAGGGCCGCGTAGTCGAGCCGCTTCCCAACGCGATGTTCCGAGTCGAGTTGGAGAACGGGCACAAGGTCCTGGCGCACATCAGCGGCAAGATGCGTCAGCACTACATCCGAATCCTCCCCGAGGACCGGGTTGTCGTGGAGCTCTCGCCCTACGACCTGTCCCGCGGGCGCATCGTCTACCGCTACAAGTGA
- a CDS encoding DUF1707 SHOCT-like domain-containing protein produces the protein MTAEERDKAQALEVLGEARAEGRISEGELRRRSGEVRAASTYAELTAALTGPPRPEAPQAPPERASWLSALVNGWRSQDPSVPRSADHLPAAEPPRAEPGSARSRSAEASARQEGAPADRPEWATTLVNAWNSRDLSDALSVLAVVVFLVWGLAALRAEIMPHPWWIWVALAAMVTRFGRSGDGA, from the coding sequence GTGACTGCCGAGGAGCGCGACAAGGCGCAGGCGCTGGAGGTGCTGGGCGAGGCCCGCGCCGAGGGGCGGATCAGCGAGGGCGAGCTGCGGCGGCGCTCGGGCGAGGTGCGGGCGGCGAGCACGTACGCCGAGCTGACCGCCGCGCTGACCGGGCCGCCGCGCCCGGAGGCCCCGCAGGCGCCCCCCGAGCGGGCCTCGTGGCTGTCCGCTCTGGTCAACGGCTGGCGCTCGCAGGACCCGTCCGTGCCCCGGTCGGCCGACCACCTGCCCGCCGCCGAGCCGCCGCGCGCCGAGCCCGGATCCGCGCGCTCCCGCTCCGCCGAGGCGTCCGCCCGGCAGGAGGGCGCGCCCGCCGACCGGCCCGAGTGGGCGACCACGCTGGTCAACGCCTGGAACTCGCGGGACCTGTCCGACGCGCTGAGCGTGCTCGCCGTCGTCGTCTTCCTGGTGTGGGGCCTGGCCGCGCTGCGGGCCGAGATCATGCCTCATCCGTGGTGGATCTGGGTCGCCCTGGCGGCCATGGTCACCCGATTTGGGCGTTCGGGCGACGGCGCGTAG
- a CDS encoding DUF1707 SHOCT-like domain-containing protein, with amino-acid sequence MIEPVKPEDIRVSDKDREQVQDFLRRAHVEGSLDVTEFDERVVEALRARTRGDLARLIADLPVPDTEPLDFRPRPQAPAPTAGYSRPDSKYHRVLRVLTQVWLAVSALNFVVWLLVNVSDFIDGHGLDYPWFLWFTAPLGAALGALWWLAPREQRVRG; translated from the coding sequence GTGATCGAACCCGTGAAGCCCGAGGACATCAGGGTCTCGGACAAGGACCGCGAGCAGGTCCAGGACTTCCTCCGGCGCGCCCACGTCGAGGGCTCCCTCGACGTGACCGAGTTCGACGAGCGCGTCGTGGAGGCGCTGCGCGCCAGGACGCGCGGGGACCTCGCCCGGCTCATCGCGGACCTGCCGGTGCCGGACACCGAGCCGCTCGACTTCCGCCCCCGGCCGCAGGCGCCCGCGCCGACCGCCGGGTACTCCCGGCCCGACTCGAAGTACCACCGCGTGCTCCGGGTCCTCACCCAGGTCTGGCTCGCGGTGAGCGCGCTGAACTTCGTCGTCTGGCTGCTGGTCAACGTCTCCGACTTCATCGACGGGCACGGGCTCGACTACCCCTGGTTCCTCTGGTTCACCGCGCCCCTCGGCGCCGCGCTGGGCGCGCTGTGGTGGCTCGCCCCCCGCGAGCAGCGGGTGCGCGGGTAG
- the map gene encoding type I methionyl aminopeptidase: MIEIKTRGQLEAMRASGLVVAKALTLMAAHAKAGVSTAELDQLAEQTIRDAGAVPSFKGYHGFPASICASVNQQVVHGIPSRTQVLADGDLLSIDCGAILDGWHGDSALTIPIGTVTEAELKLSEATRTSMLAGIEAAVAGAKLSDVSFAIESETIAAGERDGVEYGIVDGYGGHGIGTKMHMDPFLPNYGKPGKGPRLKPGMAIAIEPMLTLGTDQTVELSDGWTVVTADKSKAAHWEHSVAITEDGPWVLTAPEEG; the protein is encoded by the coding sequence ATGATCGAGATCAAGACCCGCGGCCAGCTGGAGGCCATGCGCGCCTCCGGCCTGGTCGTGGCGAAGGCCCTGACCCTGATGGCCGCGCACGCCAAGGCGGGGGTCAGCACGGCCGAGCTGGACCAGCTCGCCGAGCAGACCATCCGCGACGCGGGCGCCGTGCCGAGCTTCAAGGGCTATCACGGGTTCCCGGCGAGCATCTGCGCGTCGGTCAACCAGCAGGTGGTCCACGGCATCCCCAGCCGCACCCAGGTGCTCGCGGACGGCGACCTGCTGTCGATCGACTGCGGCGCGATCCTGGACGGCTGGCACGGCGACTCGGCGCTCACCATCCCGATCGGGACGGTCACCGAGGCCGAGCTGAAGCTGTCCGAGGCGACCAGGACGTCGATGCTCGCGGGCATCGAGGCCGCGGTGGCGGGCGCGAAGCTGTCGGACGTCTCGTTCGCCATCGAGTCCGAGACGATCGCGGCGGGCGAGCGCGACGGCGTCGAGTACGGGATCGTCGACGGGTACGGCGGCCACGGCATCGGCACCAAGATGCACATGGACCCGTTCCTGCCGAACTACGGCAAGCCCGGCAAGGGCCCCCGGCTCAAGCCCGGCATGGCGATCGCGATCGAGCCGATGCTGACCCTGGGCACGGACCAGACGGTGGAGCTGTCGGACGGCTGGACGGTCGTCACGGCGGACAAGTCGAAGGCCGCGCACTGGGAGCACAGCGTGGCCATCACCGAGGACGGCCCCTGGGTGCTGACGGCGCCCGAGGAGGGCTGA
- a CDS encoding adenylate kinase has product MRLVLVGPPGAGKGTQAKNLSAALAVPHISTGDLFRAHISEQTPLGLEVQEYLDAGELVPDEVTNKMVRERLAEPDAANGFLLDGFPRNVAQADVLGALLASEGHELDAVLEFRIDEEIVVERLLARGRADDKEDVIRHRQQVYRTETAPLLEYYSRIVVTIDAVGDVTEISERALAALRGEK; this is encoded by the coding sequence ATGCGACTCGTTCTCGTCGGCCCGCCCGGAGCGGGCAAGGGCACGCAGGCCAAGAATCTCAGCGCCGCGCTCGCCGTGCCGCACATCTCCACGGGGGACCTGTTCCGCGCGCACATCAGCGAGCAGACCCCGCTCGGCCTCGAGGTCCAGGAGTACCTGGACGCGGGCGAGCTCGTGCCCGACGAGGTGACGAACAAGATGGTGCGCGAGCGCCTCGCCGAGCCGGACGCCGCGAACGGCTTCCTGCTCGACGGGTTCCCGCGCAACGTCGCCCAGGCGGACGTCCTCGGCGCCCTGCTCGCCTCCGAGGGGCACGAGCTGGACGCCGTGCTGGAGTTCCGGATCGACGAGGAGATCGTCGTCGAGCGGCTGCTCGCCCGTGGCCGCGCCGACGACAAGGAGGACGTCATCCGGCACCGCCAGCAGGTCTACCGCACCGAGACGGCCCCGCTGCTGGAGTACTACTCCCGCATCGTCGTCACGATCGACGCGGTCGGCGACGTCACCGAGATCAGCGAGCGGGCGCTGGCCGCGCTCCGCGGCGAGAAGTGA